A single genomic interval of Natronoarchaeum philippinense harbors:
- a CDS encoding alkaline phosphatase family protein, protein MQTLLVGLDAACFPVLRPLFEDDELPHLESLFEAGAAAELESQIPPWTASAWPSLYTGANPGKHGVFDFLRFEGYDWDIVNATDVRQRTLWEYADEAGLTSVVVNAPVTSPPPEIDGAVIPGYLASEDPTCHPDGVLNDVRDAIGEYRVYARNETDERAGDEKFEEYLELTRLRGEAFRHLSDRFDPDFGFVQFQKTDAVFHDFPGDQEKVRQVYRAVDEQVGAILDACDPDAVVVASDHGMGEYDGSEVRLNRHLRDEGWLDTTTDGRGVPSWFQIKDERLTESDEADGGAPVLERLAGAAAGVGLTYQRGKAVLERLGLAEFVGKHVPVGAVFAASEAVDFTASQAYLRSPSELGVRLNVAGRDPDGVVDPDEYERVRDELIALLETVTAPDGTPVFEEVVPREAYIHGPYAEDAVDVIAVPTDFQHSLSAVVGDPFGDPEPYNHKRDGVVALSGDGVDAEADLSGAHLFDVAPTVLAALDIAPAEVMDGDALPAVDAPETASYDEYAATEQTATEDDEVARRLSDLGYLE, encoded by the coding sequence ATGCAGACGCTCTTGGTCGGACTCGACGCGGCCTGTTTCCCGGTACTCCGACCGCTCTTCGAGGACGACGAGCTACCGCACCTCGAATCGCTGTTCGAGGCCGGTGCGGCCGCCGAACTGGAATCGCAGATCCCGCCGTGGACCGCCAGCGCCTGGCCGTCGCTGTACACCGGTGCAAACCCCGGCAAGCACGGCGTGTTCGACTTCCTGCGCTTCGAGGGGTACGACTGGGACATCGTCAACGCCACCGACGTTCGCCAGCGCACGCTCTGGGAGTACGCCGACGAGGCGGGCCTGACGAGCGTCGTCGTCAACGCGCCCGTGACGAGCCCGCCCCCTGAGATCGACGGCGCGGTGATTCCGGGCTATCTCGCCTCGGAAGACCCAACATGCCATCCCGACGGCGTCCTCAACGACGTGCGCGACGCGATCGGCGAGTATCGGGTGTACGCCCGCAACGAGACCGACGAGCGTGCCGGCGACGAAAAGTTCGAAGAGTACCTCGAACTCACTCGCTTGCGGGGGGAAGCGTTCCGCCACTTGTCCGATCGGTTCGACCCCGACTTCGGCTTCGTGCAGTTCCAGAAGACCGACGCGGTGTTTCACGATTTCCCCGGTGACCAAGAGAAAGTCCGGCAGGTGTACCGCGCCGTCGACGAACAGGTCGGCGCGATCCTCGACGCCTGCGATCCCGACGCCGTCGTCGTCGCCAGCGATCACGGGATGGGCGAGTACGACGGCAGCGAGGTCCGACTCAACCGCCATCTGCGCGACGAGGGCTGGCTCGACACGACGACCGACGGTCGCGGCGTCCCGTCGTGGTTCCAGATCAAGGACGAACGCCTGACCGAGAGCGATGAGGCCGACGGCGGCGCGCCGGTGCTCGAACGCCTCGCCGGCGCCGCCGCTGGCGTCGGCCTGACCTACCAGCGCGGGAAAGCCGTGCTCGAACGGCTCGGCCTCGCCGAGTTCGTTGGCAAGCACGTCCCCGTCGGCGCCGTGTTCGCGGCCAGCGAGGCCGTCGATTTCACCGCCTCGCAGGCGTACCTGCGGTCGCCCTCGGAACTCGGCGTCCGGCTGAACGTCGCGGGGCGCGACCCCGACGGCGTCGTCGATCCCGACGAGTACGAGCGCGTCCGCGACGAGCTGATCGCGCTCTTAGAGACCGTCACCGCGCCGGACGGGACGCCGGTGTTCGAGGAAGTCGTCCCGCGCGAGGCGTACATCCACGGCCCCTACGCCGAGGACGCGGTCGACGTTATCGCCGTCCCGACTGACTTCCAGCACTCGCTATCCGCGGTCGTCGGCGACCCCTTCGGCGATCCGGAGCCGTACAACCACAAACGCGACGGCGTCGTCGCGCTGTCGGGCGACGGCGTCGACGCCGAAGCGGATCTCTCCGGTGCGCACTTGTTCGACGTTGCGCCGACCGTTCTGGCAGCCCTCGACATCGCTCCGGCGGAAGTGATGGACGGCGACGCCTTACCCGCGGTTGACGCCCCCGAAACGGCGTCCTACGACGAGTACGCCGCCACCGAGCAGACCGCGACCGAGGACGACGAGGTCGCGCGAAGGCTGTCGGACTTGGGCTATCTGGAATAG
- a CDS encoding glycosyltransferase family 4 protein, translating to MNPDTADVAMLHQDPHPAHRGFAEAVGADLIDYHRLDLGPLDGTVAEDAVSGLTYPEYDVYLVEGSRPLYAALTRRFARSGKLVYLAADHGLYELGSSDFEGDSTLKSLAGRFGRPAARALGRRGIDGVVAVSDFVAEFTRPFVGPETPIEIAHPFVQPETYDALGGVEPNLDANVAVTVARPWRYKGVDLLVETWPAVREEHPDAELHVVGKGHPESYAETPGVRVRGFVENLADAFAPASLFVQPSRVDAFPVSTLEAMRAGVPPLVTQTAGTRSEARQIDDSLVVGATPGALAEGVCEYFGRGADERREFADRARERGARFDADTRTAAFREAFRAVLKAL from the coding sequence ATGAACCCCGACACCGCCGACGTGGCGATGCTCCATCAGGACCCGCATCCTGCCCATCGCGGGTTCGCGGAGGCGGTCGGCGCGGACCTGATCGACTACCACCGTCTGGACCTCGGCCCGCTCGACGGCACGGTTGCAGAAGACGCCGTCTCCGGACTGACCTACCCGGAGTATGACGTGTATCTGGTCGAGGGATCGCGGCCGCTGTACGCCGCGCTGACGCGACGGTTCGCCCGTAGCGGGAAACTCGTCTATCTCGCCGCCGACCACGGCCTGTACGAACTGGGCAGCAGCGACTTCGAGGGCGACTCCACGCTCAAATCGCTGGCCGGTCGGTTCGGTCGGCCGGCCGCCCGCGCGCTCGGCCGCCGCGGCATCGACGGCGTCGTCGCCGTCTCGGACTTCGTCGCCGAGTTTACCCGGCCGTTCGTCGGTCCGGAAACGCCGATCGAGATCGCGCATCCGTTCGTCCAGCCCGAAACCTACGACGCGCTCGGCGGCGTCGAGCCGAATCTGGACGCCAACGTCGCCGTGACGGTCGCCCGCCCGTGGCGTTACAAGGGCGTCGACCTGCTCGTCGAGACTTGGCCGGCAGTCCGAGAGGAACATCCTGACGCCGAGTTGCACGTCGTCGGGAAGGGCCACCCGGAGTCGTACGCCGAAACTCCCGGCGTCCGCGTCAGAGGATTCGTCGAGAATCTCGCCGACGCCTTCGCCCCGGCGTCGCTGTTCGTCCAGCCCTCGCGGGTCGACGCGTTCCCGGTCAGCACGCTCGAAGCCATGCGGGCTGGCGTGCCGCCACTGGTCACGCAGACGGCCGGAACCCGGTCTGAAGCCCGCCAAATCGACGACTCGCTCGTCGTCGGGGCGACCCCGGGCGCGCTGGCCGAAGGGGTCTGCGAGTACTTCGGACGCGGCGCCGATGAGCGCCGCGAGTTCGCCGATCGAGCCCGTGAGCGCGGCGCGCGCTTCGACGCCGACACGCGGACGGCCGCGTTCCGCGAGGCGTTCCGAGCGGTCCTCAAAGCACTTTAG
- a CDS encoding alkaline phosphatase family protein has translation MTVYVVGLDGADWSLLRPWIEEGRLPAFARVVEEGVSGDLESTLPPVTFPAWKCYSTGKTPGKLGVYEWFAYDRATNEIGANDASDFRSLEYWDVLADEGRRAGVVNMPTTHPASARQRDGADGGESEDDGEVFLVAGSPASERKELTKPTELKAELLDAVPEYRVKPDLVLDEATPGELVAEATALFEQRFDAATWLADEKDCEVVHTTLFATDTLQHRLWDRPEKLRDAYERIDELLGDLLDRDDAEAVVLMSDHGFQKIDEIFLVNQWLLDRGDLAIEASETRDVLSNVGLTEERLKRVVDRLGLVNLAQSLVPESVQRLFPSESGRVAIQDADIDWDRTKAVSLGRGPIYLNRDAFGSDDEADRYAEEIAADLEALETPAGEPVAAAVHDPTDVYTGEMPDGPDLLVEYGPGVDAPEAIGGDVFGETTEWLATHRRSGVFAAWGEEIAEGDADLQLYDLAPTLLHYLDTPVPEDADGDVRVDVLTGGPAERDVLDGPPSSVDEGGRGAGREVEETLRELGYME, from the coding sequence ATGACAGTGTACGTCGTCGGCCTCGACGGGGCCGACTGGTCTCTCCTGCGGCCGTGGATCGAGGAGGGACGCCTGCCGGCGTTCGCCCGCGTGGTCGAGGAGGGCGTCTCCGGCGACCTAGAGAGCACGCTCCCGCCGGTGACGTTTCCGGCCTGGAAATGCTACTCGACTGGTAAGACGCCGGGCAAGCTCGGCGTCTACGAGTGGTTCGCCTACGACCGGGCGACGAACGAGATCGGCGCGAACGATGCCAGCGACTTCCGGTCGCTGGAGTACTGGGACGTGCTCGCCGACGAGGGGCGTCGCGCCGGCGTCGTCAACATGCCGACGACGCACCCGGCGAGCGCCCGACAGCGGGACGGTGCAGACGGCGGCGAGAGCGAAGACGACGGCGAGGTGTTCCTCGTCGCCGGGAGTCCCGCCAGCGAGCGCAAGGAGCTCACGAAGCCGACCGAACTGAAGGCCGAGCTGCTCGACGCCGTGCCGGAGTACCGCGTCAAGCCCGACCTCGTGCTCGACGAAGCGACGCCGGGCGAACTGGTCGCCGAAGCGACGGCGCTGTTCGAGCAGCGCTTCGACGCCGCGACGTGGTTGGCCGACGAGAAAGACTGCGAGGTCGTCCACACGACGCTGTTTGCGACCGACACGCTCCAGCACCGCCTCTGGGACCGCCCGGAGAAGCTCCGGGACGCCTACGAACGGATCGACGAACTGCTGGGCGACCTGCTCGATCGGGACGACGCCGAAGCGGTCGTCCTCATGAGCGACCACGGCTTCCAGAAGATCGACGAGATTTTTCTCGTCAACCAGTGGCTGCTCGACCGAGGAGACCTAGCGATCGAAGCGTCTGAGACGCGCGACGTGCTGTCGAACGTCGGTCTCACCGAAGAACGACTCAAGCGCGTCGTCGACAGGCTGGGACTGGTCAACCTCGCCCAGTCGCTCGTCCCGGAGTCCGTCCAGCGGCTGTTCCCCAGCGAGAGCGGCCGAGTAGCGATACAGGACGCCGACATCGACTGGGATCGGACCAAGGCCGTCTCGCTCGGTCGCGGGCCGATCTACCTGAACCGCGACGCGTTCGGGAGCGACGACGAGGCCGACCGGTACGCCGAGGAGATCGCCGCCGACCTCGAAGCGCTGGAGACGCCCGCCGGCGAGCCGGTGGCGGCCGCCGTCCACGATCCTACCGACGTATACACCGGGGAGATGCCAGACGGCCCGGACCTGCTCGTTGAGTACGGCCCCGGTGTCGACGCCCCGGAAGCCATCGGCGGCGACGTGTTCGGGGAGACGACCGAGTGGCTGGCGACACACCGGCGCTCGGGCGTGTTCGCGGCGTGGGGCGAGGAGATCGCCGAGGGTGACGCCGACCTGCAACTGTACGACCTCGCGCCGACGCTACTCCACTATCTCGACACGCCGGTTCCCGAGGATGCCGACGGCGACGTGCGCGTGGACGTGCTGACCGGCGGGCCCGCAGAGCGAGACGTTCTGGACGGGCCGCCGTCGAGTGTCGACGAGGGGGGTCGCGGCGCCGGGCGCGAAGTAGAGGAGACACTGCGGGAGCTGGGCTATATGGAGTGA